In the Malaclemys terrapin pileata isolate rMalTer1 chromosome 12, rMalTer1.hap1, whole genome shotgun sequence genome, one interval contains:
- the TTLL9 gene encoding probable tubulin polyglutamylase TTLL9 isoform X2: MAKNKNAGHKGSYGYQKLKEREPRACIRFKCALTNTILDILRQRPGWVEVKEEGEWDFYWCDVCWLRENFDHTYMDEHVRICHFRNHYELTRKNYIVKNLKRFRKQIEREAGKLEATKCDFFPKTFEMPSEYHLFVEEFRKNPGITWIMKPVARSQGKGIFLFRKLKDVIDWRKDGVRTDDQKDETQVENYVAQCYIENPYLIGGRKFDLRVYVLVMSYIPLKAWLYRDGFARFSNTRFTLSSIDDHYVHLTNVAVQKTAPDYDPEKGCKWMIQRFRQYLTAKHGAEVVETLFAEMDNIFIKSLQSVQKVIISDKHCFELYGYDILIDQDLKPWLLEVNASPSLTASSQEDYELKCRLLKDTLHIVDMEGRLTGKEKRIGGFDLMWNDGPVSRAEGNVDTPVNGSFMANTHLGYNNDRKKQLKQLFKSLPTQQKVQC; encoded by the exons ATGGCGAAGAATAAG AATGCAGGCCATAAAGGGTCCTATGGCTACCAGAAGCTGAAAGAACG AGAACCAAGAGCTTGCATCCGATTCAAATGTGCGCTCACAAACACCATCTTAGATATCCTGCGTCAGAGACCAGGATGGGTTGAAGTAAAAGA GGAGGGTGAGTGGGATTTTTACTGGTGTGATGTCTGCTGGCTTCGGGAGAATTTTGACCACACCTACATGGACGAACATGTTCGCATCTGCCACTTCCGGAATCACTACGAG CTGACTCGTAAGAATTACATAGTGAAGAACCTGAAGAGGTTTCGGAAGCAGATAGAAAGAGAGGCAGGAAAGCTGGAGGCAacaaaatgtgacttttttcccAAGACCTTTGAGATGCCATCAGAGTACCACTTGTTTGTGGAAGAATTTCGCAAGAATCCTGGCATCACCTGGATTATGAAACCA GTTGCCAGGTCACAAGGGAAAGGCATTTTTCTGTTCCGAAAACTCAAGGATGTCATTGACTGGAGGAAG gatggggTCCGTACAGATGATCAGAAAGATGAAACTCAAGTAGAGAATTATGTAGCTCAGTGCTATATTGAAAACCCATATTTAATAGGAG GTCGAAAGTTTGACTTGAGAGTTTATGTTCTAGTGATGTCT TACATCCCGCTGAAGGCCTGGTTATACCGAGACGGCTTTGCTCGCTTCTCCAACACACGCTTCACTCTAAGTAGCATAGATGATCATT atGTGCATCTCACCAATGTAGCAGTGCAGAAGACTGCACCTGACTATGATCCAGAGAAG GGCTGCAAGTGGATGATTCAGCGGTTCCGACAGTACCTGACTGCCAAGCATGGGGCAGAAGTGGTGGAGACTCTTTTTGCAGAAATGGACAACATTTTCATCAAGAGCCTACAGAGTGTTCAGAAAGTGATCATCAGCGACAAACACTGTTTTGAACTGTATGGATACGACATCCTGATAGACCAGGATCTCAAGCC CTGGCTTCTTGAGGTTaatgcttctccctccctcactgCCAGTAGTCAGGAGGACTATGAGCTCAAGTGTCGCCTTCTCAAGGACACATTGCATATTGTGGACATGGAGGGCAG GCTGACAGGGAAGGAGAAGCGTATTGGGGGCTTTGACCTGATGTGGAATGATGGTCCAGTCAGTAGAGCAGAAGGGAATGTGGATACACCAGTAAACGGAAGCTTCATGGCAAACACACATTTAG GCTACAACAATGACAGGAAAAAACAGCTGAAGCAGCTCTTCAAATCTCTTCCTACCCAGCAGAAAGTTCAATGCTGA
- the TTLL9 gene encoding probable tubulin polyglutamylase TTLL9 isoform X1, whose protein sequence is MAKNKNAGHKGSYGYQKLKEREPRACIRFKCALTNTILDILRQRPGWVEVKEEGEWDFYWCDVCWLRENFDHTYMDEHVRICHFRNHYELTRKNYIVKNLKRFRKQIEREAGKLEATKCDFFPKTFEMPSEYHLFVEEFRKNPGITWIMKPVARSQGKGIFLFRKLKDVIDWRKDGVRTDDQKDETQVENYVAQCYIENPYLIGGRKFDLRVYVLVMSYIPLKAWLYRDGFARFSNTRFTLSSIDDHYVHLTNVAVQKTAPDYDPEKGCKWMIQRFRQYLTAKHGAEVVETLFAEMDNIFIKSLQSVQKVIISDKHCFELYGYDILIDQDLKPSRRSSYNSQWLVSIRLMSLQCHWGRLYLNWLLEVNASPSLTASSQEDYELKCRLLKDTLHIVDMEGRLTGKEKRIGGFDLMWNDGPVSRAEGNVDTPVNGSFMANTHLGYNNDRKKQLKQLFKSLPTQQKVQC, encoded by the exons ATGGCGAAGAATAAG AATGCAGGCCATAAAGGGTCCTATGGCTACCAGAAGCTGAAAGAACG AGAACCAAGAGCTTGCATCCGATTCAAATGTGCGCTCACAAACACCATCTTAGATATCCTGCGTCAGAGACCAGGATGGGTTGAAGTAAAAGA GGAGGGTGAGTGGGATTTTTACTGGTGTGATGTCTGCTGGCTTCGGGAGAATTTTGACCACACCTACATGGACGAACATGTTCGCATCTGCCACTTCCGGAATCACTACGAG CTGACTCGTAAGAATTACATAGTGAAGAACCTGAAGAGGTTTCGGAAGCAGATAGAAAGAGAGGCAGGAAAGCTGGAGGCAacaaaatgtgacttttttcccAAGACCTTTGAGATGCCATCAGAGTACCACTTGTTTGTGGAAGAATTTCGCAAGAATCCTGGCATCACCTGGATTATGAAACCA GTTGCCAGGTCACAAGGGAAAGGCATTTTTCTGTTCCGAAAACTCAAGGATGTCATTGACTGGAGGAAG gatggggTCCGTACAGATGATCAGAAAGATGAAACTCAAGTAGAGAATTATGTAGCTCAGTGCTATATTGAAAACCCATATTTAATAGGAG GTCGAAAGTTTGACTTGAGAGTTTATGTTCTAGTGATGTCT TACATCCCGCTGAAGGCCTGGTTATACCGAGACGGCTTTGCTCGCTTCTCCAACACACGCTTCACTCTAAGTAGCATAGATGATCATT atGTGCATCTCACCAATGTAGCAGTGCAGAAGACTGCACCTGACTATGATCCAGAGAAG GGCTGCAAGTGGATGATTCAGCGGTTCCGACAGTACCTGACTGCCAAGCATGGGGCAGAAGTGGTGGAGACTCTTTTTGCAGAAATGGACAACATTTTCATCAAGAGCCTACAGAGTGTTCAGAAAGTGATCATCAGCGACAAACACTGTTTTGAACTGTATGGATACGACATCCTGATAGACCAGGATCTCAAGCC TAGCCGGCGTTCCAGTTACAACTCTCAATGGCTTGTCAGCATCAGGCTGATGTCTCTGCAGTGCCACTGGGGACGGCTTTATTTAAA CTGGCTTCTTGAGGTTaatgcttctccctccctcactgCCAGTAGTCAGGAGGACTATGAGCTCAAGTGTCGCCTTCTCAAGGACACATTGCATATTGTGGACATGGAGGGCAG GCTGACAGGGAAGGAGAAGCGTATTGGGGGCTTTGACCTGATGTGGAATGATGGTCCAGTCAGTAGAGCAGAAGGGAATGTGGATACACCAGTAAACGGAAGCTTCATGGCAAACACACATTTAG GCTACAACAATGACAGGAAAAAACAGCTGAAGCAGCTCTTCAAATCTCTTCCTACCCAGCAGAAAGTTCAATGCTGA
- the DUSP15 gene encoding dual specificity protein phosphatase 15 → MLDWGRGEEEGEEGRDATHQELPSFGLNLLFCVLQVLPGLYLGNFIDAKDLEQLSRNKITHIISIHESPQPLLQEMTYLRIPLPDTPEANIKKHFKECISFIHYCRLHGGNCLVHCLAGISRSTTIVVAYVMAVTELSWQEVLQAVRAVRPIANPNPGFKQQLEEFGHGPARKIHRHLEQRYGADTLNDEEEIRLLLPADREGTDGPLQGLVPRSRDIKNTVPFLLRVKQTFSCIPTCLK, encoded by the exons ATGctggattgggggcggggggaggaggaaggggaggagggaagggatgcAACACACCAGGAGTTGCCCTCTTTCGGGCTGAATCTTCTCTTTTGTGTCCTGCAGGTTCTCCCTGGACTTTACCTTGGGAACTTCATAG ATGCCAAAGATTTGGAGCAACTGAGCAGGAATAAGATCACTCACATTATTTCAATCCATGAATCTCCCCAGCCACTACTGCAG GAAATGACTTATCTTCGCATTCCTCTGCCAGATACACCCGAGGCCAACAT CAAGAAGCACTTTAAAGAATGTATCAGTTTTATCCACTACTGTCGCCTGCATGGAGGGAACTGCCTTGTTCACTG CCTTGCGGGGATCTCCCGGAGCACCACCATTGTTGTCGCCTATGTCATGGCAGTGACGGAGCTAAGCTGGCAAGAGGTATTGCAGGCGGTAAGAGCGGTGCGACCGATTGCCAATCCCAACCCCGGCTtcaagcagcagctggaggagttCGGTCACGGCCCTGCACGAAAG ATTCACAGACACTTGGAGCAGAGATATGGAGCCGACACTTTAAATGACGAGGAGGAGATAAGGCTCCTGCTTCCAGCAGACAGAGAAGGCACAGATGGACCCCTGCAGGGACTGGTGCCAAGGAGCAGAGACATCAAGAACACAGTCCCCTTTCTGCTGCGAGTGAAGCAGACGTTCTCCTGCATCCCCACCTGTTTGAAGTGA